A region of the bacterium genome:
GTTTGGCACATAAAATGTGTTTTAAAAAAAGGTCCGAAATACTTGCGTTTATACTATTTTCGTCGTACTCTAGTTCCATGAGTCGTCTGCAAGCTGTCATTACAATTATCGTCAACAAGCTCCTCCGCAAAGAGGCGCCTGTTTACGTCCGTATTGACGACTAACGATTCGATCAATCGAAGACGAAGCACAAGCGCCTCACCCCGAGGCGCTTTTTGTTTTCGAACCCGCACCTACACAAAACCAAGAGGAGCATCATGCAGGTCTTTAGAGTGACAGTAATCCCCAGGTCGGACAGTGACTGGTCGGATGATCCGTACGAATGGGCGAGACGATTGATTGTTCAAGATCGTGATTTCCGCGAGCGTGGACGAGCAACAACGCTGGAATGTGGTATCGAGTTGCCGAGCGTTGACGGCGTTGAACGGCCTCGAACTCATGCCGAGTGCGAGGAATTTGCGCATGCAATCGTGTGGCTGGGTTGGCTGCTGCTGCATGGCTGTGTGGCTGGCTACATTATGACGATCGATAACTATTGCATCTCATCAATACTCTCGAACTGGGTGGCGTGGACATGAACGCCGTATTGCAGCTGACGGATCGGAGTAGCTTCCCTCTGGCAGCGTGCCCACTTTCAGCTTGTGAGCAGATCGTTGATATGCTCACCGCGAAAGGGATCGCCTATTCCGACGTCCGGCATCGTGACGGTAAAGTATTTCGGATTCATTTTGCAAGCCTGGAGCAAGCGTATGATGCGTTTGCTCGACTGCGAATCTATTACATCCTCGATTACCCGAAATTGCTGGAAGGAGCCATCAGATGAGCAAGAAGGCAAGTGGGCATGGTGATAGGTGCGTGGTGACCATCCATGCACGCAAGCGGGACATCGGCAATCTGCGCCGTCGCATCGAAGCGGCGTTTCGCAGTGACTGTAGTCGAATGTCGATCCGGCCTGGCGATGGTTGGCTGCGAGTGACGTGTCAGCCTGAACATGTTGAGCCGCTGAGCGAGCTAGCCAGAGATGTCGGCGCGCAGCTCAAGGTAGTGTGACGTACTCCACGTGATGTACGGCTGCTTCAGGGATATCCCCTGGAGCAGCTTTTTCGTATACTGGTAGCATGTCTACAATCAAGATTTATTCATGGAATGTAAATGGCATTCGTGCCGTGCTCAAGAAAGACGTTTTTAAGCCCTTTATCGAGGCTCATCAACCAGATATATTATGCCTGCAAGAAACTAAGGCGCAGCAAGGACAAGCAGAAGTCGATTTGCCTGAGTATGAGGAGTTGTGGAACTCGGCAACTCGTCCAGGGTATTCGGGGACTGCAATATTTACGAAGGTCAAGCCCGTAGGGGTACTGTATGGATTCCCAGACGATATAGCCAAGAAGTACGAGCTTGAGGATTCTTATGGCGATGCATCTACTGAGGGGCGCGTACTCGCTGCTGAGTTTGAAAAGTTTTATGTGGTGACGGTCTACACGCCAAACGCCAAAGACGATTTATCACGAGTGCCATTGCGTGAGAAGCATTGGGACCCGGCCTTTCTCGAGTATTGTCAGCAGCTTGAGAAGAAGAAGCCAGTAGTCTTCTGTGGCGATCTGAATGTAGCCCACACCGAGGACGATCTGGCTCGTCCAAAGCCAAATATCGGCAAGAAAGGCTTTACCTATGAAGAGCGTGCCGGATTTGATGCTTTTGTGAAGGCGGGTTTTGTGGACACTTTGCGATTGTTTAAAGAAGGCAATGGTTTTTACACTTGGTGGTCACACTTTGGAGGTGCGCGCGCCCGCAATGTCGGTTGGCGGATTGATTATGTGCTTGTTTCGAGTAGCCTGAAAGACAAAGTAATTTCGGCTGAGATCCATCCCGACGTGATGGGTTCC
Encoded here:
- the xth gene encoding exodeoxyribonuclease III codes for the protein MKIYSWNVNGIRAVLKKDVFKPFIEAHQPDILCLQETKAQQGQAEVDLPEYEELWNSATRPGYSGTAIFTKVKPVGVLYGFPDDIAKKYELEDSYGDASTEGRVLAAEFEKFYVVTVYTPNAKDDLSRVPLREKHWDPAFLEYCQQLEKKKPVVFCGDLNVAHTEDDLARPKPNIGKKGFTYEERAGFDAFVKAGFVDTLRLFKEGNGFYTWWSHFGGARARNVGWRIDYVLVSSSLKDKVISAEIHPDVMGSDHCPVSIELEA